From the genome of Mycoplasma putrefaciens KS1, one region includes:
- the nusG gene encoding transcription termination/antitermination protein NusG, which yields MTNDEIKKLEDEILTAKGQWFVISCQTGHEDKVSADLQQKIKSASIEDEIFHIKISKGLVKSKSGKESEKNKFPGYIFINMIMSERAWFLIRNTPGVTGFIGSSGRGAKPSPLTTEETLKMLVPDQEVEVQEEKQTAPKNQAVAKKPLFTADFKIGDLVKIKAGLHEGEEGIVKDMDYSKGVAFVTIEMFGRWTVLEISFKNVEPIKEY from the coding sequence ATGACAAATGATGAAATTAAGAAATTAGAAGACGAGATTCTAACTGCTAAAGGACAGTGATTTGTAATTAGTTGTCAAACAGGTCATGAAGATAAAGTTTCAGCAGATTTACAGCAAAAAATTAAATCAGCAAGCATCGAAGATGAAATCTTTCATATTAAAATTTCAAAAGGTTTGGTTAAATCTAAATCTGGTAAAGAAAGCGAAAAAAATAAGTTTCCTGGTTATATTTTTATTAATATGATCATGAGTGAAAGAGCTTGGTTTTTAATTAGAAATACTCCAGGAGTAACTGGATTTATTGGCTCAAGTGGGCGCGGAGCCAAACCTTCACCATTAACAACTGAAGAAACTTTAAAAATGTTAGTACCTGATCAAGAAGTTGAAGTTCAAGAAGAAAAACAAACCGCACCTAAAAATCAAGCTGTTGCTAAGAAACCTTTATTTACTGCTGATTTTAAAATTGGAGATCTTGTTAAAATTAAAGCTGGACTTCATGAAGGTGAAGAAGGGATAGTTAAAGATATGGACTATTCAAAAGGTGTTGCTTTTGTTACTATTGAAATGTTTGGAAGATGAACAGTTTTAGAAATTTCATTTAAAAATGTCGAACCAATCAAAGAATACTAA
- the rplK gene encoding 50S ribosomal protein L11, which produces MAKKITRIAKLEFMAMQAKPGAELASLGINMPEFTRQFNDATKDRAGDIVPVVITAYDDKSFDFVLKTTPAAAMLKKVAKIQKGASNSRTQTVATLTAEDIKQIAEYKLPDLNANTVQAAMKQIAGTAKNMGIKVTGMEEVE; this is translated from the coding sequence GTGGCTAAAAAAATCACGCGTATAGCTAAATTAGAATTTATGGCTATGCAAGCAAAACCAGGAGCAGAACTAGCTTCATTAGGTATTAACATGCCTGAATTTACAAGACAATTCAATGATGCAACTAAAGATAGAGCAGGAGACATCGTTCCAGTTGTTATTACTGCTTATGATGACAAATCATTTGACTTTGTGTTAAAAACAACCCCAGCGGCAGCTATGTTAAAAAAAGTGGCTAAAATTCAAAAAGGTGCAAGTAATTCTAGAACTCAAACAGTGGCAACTCTTACAGCTGAAGATATTAAACAAATTGCTGAGTACAAACTACCAGATCTAAATGCTAATACTGTGCAAGCAGCTATGAAACAAATTGCAGGAACAGCTAAAAACATGGGAATCAAAGTTACAGGTATGGAGGAAGTTGAATAA
- the rplA gene encoding 50S ribosomal protein L1 produces MAKISKRFKEALAKVEKHKLYSVQDALQLAKDTSTTKFDSTVEISFNLNIDPRKADQQIRGAVVLPAGTGKSQRILVLTNTKAKEAEQAGADIVGGEELINKIKNENWFGFDVIVATPEMMAKLGAIGKVLGPKGLMPNPKTGTVTLDVAKAIDEIKKGKVEYRADKEGNVHLIIGKSSFDVQKLEQNFKTVVDEIRRVKPQTVKGDYIINVSVSTTMGPGIKVQL; encoded by the coding sequence ATGGCTAAAATTAGTAAAAGATTCAAAGAAGCTTTAGCCAAAGTTGAAAAACACAAATTGTACTCTGTACAAGATGCTTTGCAACTAGCTAAAGATACTTCAACAACTAAATTTGATTCAACTGTTGAAATCTCATTTAACTTAAACATCGATCCAAGAAAAGCTGATCAACAGATTCGTGGAGCTGTAGTTTTACCTGCTGGAACAGGAAAAAGTCAAAGAATTTTAGTGTTAACAAACACAAAAGCTAAAGAAGCTGAACAAGCAGGTGCTGATATTGTTGGTGGAGAAGAATTAATCAACAAAATTAAAAATGAAAATTGATTTGGTTTTGATGTTATTGTTGCAACTCCAGAAATGATGGCAAAATTAGGAGCAATTGGTAAAGTTTTAGGACCAAAAGGTTTAATGCCAAATCCAAAAACCGGAACAGTTACTTTAGATGTTGCTAAGGCAATTGATGAAATTAAAAAAGGTAAAGTTGAATACCGTGCTGACAAAGAAGGAAATGTTCATTTAATTATTGGAAAATCATCATTTGATGTTCAAAAATTAGAACAAAACTTCAAAACTGTTGTTGATGAAATCAGAAGAGTTAAACCTCAAACTGTTAAAGGTGATTACATTATTAATGTTAGTGTTTCAACAACAATGGGGCCAGGAATTAAAGTGCAATTATAA
- a CDS encoding folate family ECF transporter S component: MITIVNIIILSHFNSIFINIIIKKGSWKTFISLSIFADKGPQIADKLTFFSANAVAGAIILFLFFVGWFLDRYFWRKITIQVMALLGILIALCVIATNVIGYSRIFGFQIQLGNFLIFFSGMILGPLAGALVGLLSDLTGLIISGGVPHFGFTLVKVMYGFLGAMVFLTKHNKKMYFIISIFWFMLVSVILHLLVFTPLSFASYGGNIATKQGLVLASMLRRLILVPVEWVLYSLLVIACFEVTWIVLKDNAKLSHQLWCSRHGTPKFLFERRQISKVEKVEIATKKLDKKEKVNNK; this comes from the coding sequence TTGATAACAATAGTTAATATAATTATTTTGAGTCACTTTAACTCAATTTTTATAAATATTATTATCAAGAAAGGCAGCTGAAAAACATTCATTTCATTATCAATATTTGCAGATAAAGGGCCGCAAATAGCAGACAAATTAACATTTTTCTCTGCAAATGCAGTTGCTGGTGCAATTATTCTTTTCTTATTTTTTGTTGGTTGATTTTTAGACCGTTACTTTTGACGTAAAATTACTATTCAAGTAATGGCTTTATTAGGAATTTTAATTGCACTTTGTGTAATAGCAACTAATGTAATTGGATATTCAAGAATCTTTGGCTTTCAAATCCAATTGGGTAATTTTTTAATTTTTTTTTCAGGAATGATTTTAGGACCATTAGCAGGAGCACTGGTTGGGTTATTAAGCGATTTAACAGGATTAATCATTTCTGGGGGAGTTCCTCATTTTGGATTTACTTTAGTCAAAGTTATGTATGGTTTTTTAGGAGCGATGGTATTTTTAACAAAGCATAATAAAAAAATGTACTTTATTATTAGTATTTTTTGATTCATGCTTGTTTCAGTTATTCTTCATTTACTTGTCTTTACACCATTATCATTTGCTTCATATGGAGGAAACATCGCAACAAAACAAGGTTTAGTTTTAGCTTCAATGTTAAGAAGACTTATTCTTGTGCCAGTTGAATGAGTATTATATTCACTTTTAGTAATCGCATGCTTTGAAGTAACTTGAATTGTTTTAAAAGATAATGCTAAACTAAGTCATCAACTATGATGTTCTCGACATGGAACACCAAAATTCTTATTCGAAAGACGACAAATTTCTAAAGTTGAAAAAGTTGAAATTGCAACCAAAAAATTAGATAAAAAAGAAAAAGTAAACAACAAATAA
- the rplJ gene encoding 50S ribosomal protein L10 — MSNTRPAHAKKAEIVSEIVSKIKNAQGVAIAEYKHLSVADMTELRIEALKQNIEVKVFKDSLVRRAAQELELSELEPFLTQQNVFIFSNDDAISAAKLVAKFAKRNEKLKLKAGIYEGKVLDTAKIGEVASLPSKEELYSMFASSLLYPLRKVMAAINAVAETKSN; from the coding sequence ATGTCAAATACAAGACCTGCTCATGCTAAAAAAGCTGAAATAGTTTCTGAGATTGTTTCAAAAATTAAAAATGCACAAGGTGTTGCAATTGCTGAATATAAACATTTATCAGTTGCTGATATGACTGAGCTAAGAATTGAAGCTTTAAAACAAAACATCGAAGTTAAAGTTTTTAAAGATTCTCTTGTTAGAAGAGCTGCTCAAGAATTAGAACTATCTGAATTAGAACCTTTCTTAACCCAACAAAATGTCTTTATTTTTTCAAATGATGATGCTATTTCTGCAGCTAAATTAGTTGCAAAATTCGCTAAAAGAAATGAAAAACTTAAATTAAAAGCTGGTATTTACGAAGGAAAAGTTCTTGACACAGCTAAAATCGGTGAAGTTGCTTCTTTACCTTCAAAAGAAGAACTATACTCAATGTTTGCTTCAAGTTTACTTTACCCATTACGAAAAGTTATGGCAGCAATCAACGCAGTTGCTGAAACTAAAAGCAATTAA
- the rplL gene encoding 50S ribosomal protein L7/L12, with protein MAITKEDIIKALEEMKLNELNDLVKSIEDHFGVVASVGVAAAAAPEAGNAAPSEVSVVLTAVGAQKVAVIKVVKELTGAGLMDAKKMVDGTMPVVIKENIKPEEAEEMKAKLVEAGASVDIK; from the coding sequence ATGGCTATTACTAAAGAAGATATTATTAAAGCATTAGAAGAAATGAAACTAAACGAATTAAACGATTTAGTTAAATCAATTGAAGATCACTTTGGTGTTGTTGCTTCAGTTGGTGTAGCTGCAGCTGCAGCTCCTGAAGCAGGAAACGCAGCTCCAAGTGAAGTATCAGTTGTTTTAACAGCTGTTGGTGCTCAAAAAGTTGCAGTTATTAAAGTTGTTAAAGAATTAACTGGTGCGGGACTAATGGATGCTAAAAAAATGGTTGATGGAACAATGCCAGTTGTAATTAAAGAAAACATTAAACCAGAAGAAGCTGAAGAAATGAAAGCTAAATTAGTTGAAGCTGGAGCTTCAGTAGACATTAAATAA
- a CDS encoding DNA-directed RNA polymerase subunit beta, translating into MTYKIKKINRRVERRDYAKISGNLSLPNLIEVQTETFNWFKEKGIQEVLDEFFPILSMDGTSVLTLENWGFREPRFSIRKAKEESKIYDAPIYANLKLSVNRTEEILKDFEGYDQKDMKRSLTQWLKNRTDSNQVVFKQNSGDSYFFEVTVKKAERPDLIQIDIVEDRPTAIIANVAIYKSGEVFLGDFPLMTEAGTFIINGSQKVIVSQLVRSPGAYFNRELNRKTGEMIYSGDIIPSRGTWLEFETDSKKTGINAINPLYVKIDKSRKTTATSLLTALGISADQILEIFDNDPVIKETLQQDITFGDHHADWAHQVQEIYKKIRQGETATSEGASKFINGILFDKRKYDLTKAGRFKLQQKLSIKNRIFGHTLAEDIVDDNNNVLIAKDTEINKSNINQISAILDTDVMTSTIDYLDEIQGSRKIQKLKVYKDDDLKAETTTLVGITSQTNQEFVTVADIISTISYLLNLKYNIGEIDDIDNLGNRRVRTVGELLQNQFRMGLNRIDKNVKEKLATSDLYRVKTSTVINAKPLTAIIGEFFNLSQLSQFMDQINPLSELTNKRRLTALGPGGLSRDRAGLEVRDVHPSHYGRICPIETPEGPNIGLINNLSTYARVDEYGFITTPYRRVINGVIQNEQIEYLTADKERKFVIAQSNVKQDENGKILDEIVVSRFNGDDYMARFDEIEYIDVSPKQIVSVATSAIPFLENDDANRALMGANMQRQAVPLIRPESPIVGTGIEFEAARDSGEAIVAKEDGIVKYVDSKMISVQGESGIKTYTLSDFERSNNGTSLTQSPIVRKGDVVKKGEIIADGPSMDQGELAIGQNVVVAFSTYNGYNFEDAIVMSERVVIDDRFTSIHIDEYTLEVRNTKQGLEEVTREVPNVSEQARKHLDLEGIVAIGTEVKVGDILVGKVTPKGQVQLSPEDKLLHAIFGEKSRNVKDNSLRVPNGGEGIVQSIKRFKAKSSLNPDGIDLPADIVEVIKVYVVQKRKIQEGDKMSGRHGNKGIISRILPIEDMPHLEDGTPVDIMLNPQGVPSRMNIGQILEIHLGMAAKKINQKVITPVFEGLNEKELDEIMAEAGMTNYGKVTLIDGKTGEAIDKPIAVGVMYMLKLSHMVDDKIHARNVGPYSLITQQPLGGKAQNGGQRFGEMEVWALEAYGAAHTLREILTIKSDDIKGRSKTYEAIVRSKRVPEPGIPESFNVLSKEIMGLGFNMYMIDDKGDKTAINAYDDEEHLMKILDDEDNFEVEKLLIDNQDVDAELEDATYIDEKDILESFGFNEQDEE; encoded by the coding sequence ATGACTTATAAAATTAAAAAAATCAATCGAAGAGTTGAAAGACGTGACTATGCTAAAATTTCTGGAAACTTATCTTTACCAAACTTAATCGAAGTACAAACTGAAACATTTAATTGGTTCAAAGAAAAAGGGATCCAAGAAGTTTTAGACGAATTTTTCCCTATTCTTTCAATGGATGGAACAAGTGTTTTAACTTTAGAAAATTGAGGATTTAGAGAACCTAGATTTAGTATAAGAAAAGCTAAAGAAGAATCAAAAATTTATGATGCACCAATTTATGCAAATCTAAAATTGTCTGTTAATAGAACTGAAGAAATCTTAAAAGATTTTGAAGGTTATGATCAAAAAGACATGAAAAGATCTCTAACACAATGGTTAAAAAATAGAACAGACAGTAACCAAGTAGTTTTCAAACAAAATTCTGGAGATTCATATTTTTTTGAAGTAACAGTTAAAAAAGCCGAAAGACCAGATTTAATTCAAATTGATATTGTTGAAGATAGACCAACTGCAATTATTGCAAATGTTGCTATTTACAAGTCAGGTGAAGTATTTTTAGGTGATTTTCCTTTAATGACTGAAGCTGGAACATTTATTATTAATGGATCTCAAAAAGTTATTGTTTCTCAACTAGTTAGATCACCAGGAGCTTACTTTAACCGAGAATTAAACCGCAAAACTGGAGAAATGATCTATTCAGGAGATATTATTCCAAGCCGTGGTACTTGATTAGAATTTGAAACTGATTCTAAAAAGACTGGAATTAATGCAATTAATCCGTTATATGTAAAAATTGATAAATCAAGAAAAACAACTGCAACATCATTACTAACTGCTTTAGGAATTAGCGCAGATCAAATTTTAGAAATCTTTGATAATGATCCTGTGATCAAAGAAACTTTACAACAAGATATTACTTTTGGTGATCATCACGCAGATTGAGCTCATCAAGTTCAAGAAATCTATAAAAAAATTAGACAAGGTGAAACTGCAACTAGTGAGGGTGCTTCAAAATTTATTAATGGAATTTTATTTGATAAACGTAAATATGATTTAACTAAAGCAGGAAGATTTAAATTACAACAAAAACTTTCAATTAAAAATAGAATTTTTGGACACACTTTAGCTGAAGATATTGTTGATGATAATAATAATGTTTTAATCGCTAAAGATACTGAAATTAACAAGTCAAATATTAACCAAATTTCAGCTATTTTAGATACTGATGTGATGACTTCAACTATTGATTATTTAGATGAAATTCAAGGAAGTAGAAAAATTCAAAAACTTAAAGTTTATAAAGATGATGATTTAAAAGCTGAAACAACTACTTTAGTAGGAATTACAAGTCAAACTAATCAAGAGTTTGTGACAGTTGCAGATATTATTTCAACAATTTCATACTTATTAAACTTAAAATACAATATCGGTGAAATTGATGATATTGATAATCTAGGAAATAGACGTGTTCGAACAGTTGGTGAATTATTACAAAACCAATTTAGAATGGGACTAAACCGTATTGATAAAAACGTTAAAGAAAAATTAGCAACAAGTGATTTATATAGAGTAAAAACTTCAACAGTTATTAATGCTAAACCATTAACTGCAATTATTGGAGAATTCTTTAACTTATCACAGCTATCACAATTTATGGATCAAATTAACCCATTATCAGAACTAACAAATAAACGTAGATTAACTGCTTTAGGTCCAGGAGGATTATCAAGAGATCGTGCTGGATTAGAAGTTCGTGACGTGCACCCTTCTCATTATGGAAGAATTTGTCCGATTGAAACACCAGAAGGACCAAATATTGGATTAATTAACAACCTTTCAACTTATGCAAGAGTTGATGAATATGGATTTATAACTACTCCATACCGTAGAGTTATCAATGGAGTTATTCAAAATGAACAAATTGAATATCTAACAGCTGATAAAGAAAGAAAATTTGTTATTGCACAATCAAATGTTAAACAAGATGAAAATGGAAAAATTCTAGATGAAATTGTAGTTTCACGTTTTAATGGTGATGATTACATGGCTAGATTTGATGAAATTGAATATATTGATGTTTCACCAAAACAAATTGTTTCAGTTGCTACTTCAGCAATTCCGTTCTTAGAAAATGATGATGCCAATCGTGCTTTAATGGGTGCTAACATGCAACGTCAAGCAGTTCCATTAATCAGACCTGAATCTCCAATTGTAGGAACAGGTATTGAATTTGAAGCAGCACGTGACTCAGGAGAAGCAATCGTTGCTAAAGAAGATGGTATTGTTAAATATGTAGATTCTAAGATGATTTCAGTTCAAGGTGAATCCGGAATTAAAACTTATACACTATCAGATTTTGAAAGATCAAACAACGGTACTTCACTAACACAATCTCCAATCGTAAGAAAAGGTGATGTTGTTAAAAAAGGTGAAATTATTGCTGATGGTCCGTCAATGGATCAAGGTGAACTAGCTATTGGTCAAAACGTTGTAGTGGCGTTTTCAACTTATAATGGTTATAACTTTGAAGATGCAATTGTTATGAGTGAAAGAGTTGTAATCGATGATAGATTTACTTCAATTCATATTGACGAATACACTCTTGAAGTAAGAAATACAAAACAAGGACTAGAAGAAGTTACTAGAGAAGTTCCTAACGTTAGTGAGCAAGCCAGAAAACATCTTGATTTAGAAGGGATTGTCGCTATTGGTACTGAAGTTAAAGTAGGAGATATTTTAGTAGGTAAAGTTACTCCAAAAGGACAAGTTCAATTATCTCCTGAAGACAAACTGCTACACGCAATTTTTGGTGAAAAATCAAGAAATGTTAAAGATAACTCATTAAGAGTTCCAAATGGTGGAGAAGGTATTGTTCAATCAATTAAACGTTTTAAAGCAAAATCTTCATTAAATCCAGATGGAATTGATTTACCAGCTGATATTGTAGAAGTAATTAAAGTTTATGTTGTTCAAAAACGTAAAATTCAAGAAGGTGACAAAATGTCAGGACGTCACGGAAATAAAGGGATTATTTCAAGAATTTTACCAATTGAAGATATGCCACACTTAGAAGATGGAACACCAGTTGATATTATGTTAAACCCTCAAGGAGTACCATCACGTATGAACATTGGTCAAATCCTAGAAATTCATTTAGGTATGGCTGCTAAAAAAATTAATCAAAAAGTTATTACTCCAGTGTTTGAAGGTTTAAACGAAAAAGAGCTAGATGAAATTATGGCCGAAGCTGGTATGACTAATTATGGTAAAGTTACTCTAATTGATGGTAAAACTGGTGAAGCTATTGATAAACCAATTGCAGTTGGGGTTATGTATATGCTAAAACTTTCACACATGGTTGATGACAAGATTCACGCACGTAACGTAGGACCTTATTCTTTAATTACTCAACAACCATTAGGTGGAAAAGCTCAAAATGGTGGACAACGTTTCGGAGAAATGGAAGTTTGAGCTTTAGAAGCTTATGGAGCTGCTCACACATTACGTGAAATTCTAACAATTAAATCAGACGATATTAAAGGTCGTTCAAAAACATATGAAGCTATTGTTAGATCAAAACGCGTTCCAGAACCAGGAATTCCTGAGTCATTTAACGTTCTTTCAAAAGAGATTATGGGGTTAGGATTTAATATGTATATGATTGATGATAAAGGTGATAAAACAGCAATTAATGCATATGATGATGAAGAACATTTAATGAAGATACTTGATGATGAAGACAACTTCGAAGTAGAAAAATTGTTAATTGATAATCAAGATGTTGATGCTGAATTAGAAGATGCTACTTATATTGATGAAAAAGATATTTTAGAATCATTTGGGTTCAATGAACAAGATGAAGAATAA